One segment of uncultured Propionivibrio sp. DNA contains the following:
- a CDS encoding murein transglycosylase A produces the protein MRAANWSDLPGWSDDDLLAAWPAFLHSCKALSSRAQWPLWRATCEEAKTLVAPDNETLHRFFEARLRPYQLTNPDGTTQGLMTGYYEPLLQGSRTRTQRFSEPLLGVPDDLLTIDLTEVAPDLKNMRLRGRLQGNKVVPYFSRAEIVRREQAYADRVLAWVDDAVELFFLQIQGSGRIKLPDGSLMRVNYADQNGHPYRSLGRELIDRGELKSEQASMQGIQAWARAHPERLNQMLNTNPSYVFFREVKSKGGDSDGPEGALGVPLTPERSIAVDPRHVPLGVPVFMATTRPNSEQPLRRLMLAQDTGGAIRGVVRADFFWGFGADAGAQAGRMRQSGQMWAILPPGVAPKGE, from the coding sequence TTGCGGGCTGCGAACTGGTCGGACCTGCCCGGATGGAGTGACGACGATCTGCTCGCCGCCTGGCCGGCTTTCCTGCATTCCTGCAAGGCCCTGTCGAGCCGGGCGCAATGGCCGTTGTGGCGGGCGACCTGCGAAGAGGCGAAGACGCTCGTGGCGCCGGACAACGAGACGCTGCACCGCTTTTTCGAAGCGCGCTTGCGCCCCTACCAGCTGACCAATCCCGACGGGACGACGCAGGGGCTGATGACGGGTTACTACGAGCCGCTGCTGCAGGGCTCGCGCACGCGCACCCAGCGTTTTTCCGAGCCGCTGCTCGGCGTTCCCGACGACCTGCTGACGATCGATCTGACCGAGGTCGCCCCCGATCTCAAGAACATGCGCCTGCGGGGCCGCCTGCAGGGCAACAAGGTGGTGCCGTACTTCTCGCGCGCCGAAATCGTCCGGCGCGAGCAGGCCTATGCCGATCGCGTGTTGGCGTGGGTCGACGATGCGGTCGAACTGTTCTTTCTGCAGATTCAGGGGTCGGGGCGGATCAAACTGCCCGATGGCAGCCTCATGCGGGTTAATTATGCCGATCAGAACGGCCATCCTTACCGCTCGCTCGGGCGCGAGTTGATCGATCGCGGCGAGTTGAAATCCGAGCAGGCGTCGATGCAGGGGATACAGGCCTGGGCGCGTGCGCATCCGGAGCGGCTGAACCAGATGCTTAATACCAATCCGAGTTACGTCTTTTTCCGCGAGGTGAAGTCCAAAGGCGGCGATAGTGACGGACCCGAGGGTGCCCTGGGCGTACCGTTGACGCCCGAGCGCAGCATTGCCGTCGATCCCCGCCATGTGCCGCTCGGCGTGCCGGTCTTCATGGCGACGACGCGTCCGAACAGCGAACAGCCTCTGCGCCGGTTGATGCTGGCGCAGGATACCGGTGGCGCCATCCGGGGCGTCGTACGCGCCGATTTCTTCTGGGGGTTTGGCGCCGACGCGGGCGCGCAGGCCGGGCGCATGCGCCAGTCGGGGCAGATGTGGGCGATCCTGCCGCCCGGGGTGGCACCAAAAGGGGAGTAA
- a CDS encoding ammonium transporter — translation MEAAKTGSDVLFILLGGIMVLAMHSGFAFLELGTVRKKNQVNALVKILVDFSVSTIAYFFIGFSVAYGVNFFSGAEVLMQQNGFELTRFFFLLTFAAAIPAIISGGVAERAKFNPQLIATFVIVGLIYPFFEGIAWNQAYGIQAWLKASFGQEFHDFAGSVVVHAMGGWIALPAVILLGARSGRYAKSGAIAAHPPSSIPFLALGAWILTVGWFGFNVMSAQTLDKISGLVALNSLMAMVGGTLVALMLGKNDPGFVHNGPLAGLVAVCAGSDIMHPIGALAVGGVAGALFVVMFTLTQNRWKIDDVLGVWPLHGLCGAWGGVAAGIFGQPALGGVGGVSFVAQVIMTAMAIGVALIGSTVVYGSLKASLGLRLDREEEFNGADLSIHKITATPEREPNW, via the coding sequence ATGGAAGCGGCAAAAACAGGCAGCGACGTACTTTTCATTTTGCTCGGCGGCATCATGGTGCTGGCCATGCATTCCGGATTCGCCTTTCTGGAACTCGGCACCGTGCGCAAGAAGAACCAGGTGAATGCCCTGGTGAAGATACTGGTCGATTTCTCGGTGTCGACGATCGCCTACTTCTTCATCGGCTTTTCGGTGGCGTACGGCGTCAATTTCTTCTCGGGGGCCGAAGTTCTGATGCAGCAGAACGGCTTTGAGTTGACGCGCTTCTTCTTCCTGCTCACCTTTGCTGCGGCGATTCCGGCCATCATTTCGGGCGGGGTCGCCGAACGGGCCAAGTTCAATCCGCAACTGATCGCCACTTTCGTTATTGTCGGGCTGATCTATCCGTTCTTCGAGGGCATTGCCTGGAACCAGGCGTACGGCATCCAGGCGTGGCTGAAGGCGAGCTTCGGCCAGGAGTTTCATGATTTTGCCGGGTCCGTCGTCGTGCATGCCATGGGTGGATGGATCGCCTTGCCGGCCGTCATCCTGCTGGGCGCGCGCTCGGGGCGCTATGCCAAGAGCGGCGCCATCGCGGCGCATCCGCCGTCCTCGATTCCGTTTCTCGCGCTTGGCGCCTGGATCCTGACCGTGGGCTGGTTCGGCTTCAATGTGATGAGTGCGCAAACGCTCGACAAGATTTCCGGCCTCGTCGCCCTGAATTCGCTGATGGCGATGGTCGGTGGCACGCTTGTGGCGTTGATGCTTGGGAAGAATGACCCGGGCTTCGTCCATAACGGCCCCTTGGCCGGGTTGGTCGCGGTGTGTGCCGGTTCCGACATCATGCATCCGATCGGGGCGTTGGCGGTCGGCGGCGTTGCCGGCGCGTTGTTTGTCGTGATGTTCACGCTGACGCAGAACCGCTGGAAGATTGACGACGTACTCGGCGTCTGGCCGCTGCATGGCCTGTGCGGCGCCTGGGGGGGGGTCGCCGCCGGTATCTTTGGCCAGCCTGCTCTGGGCGGTGTCGGCGGGGTGTCGTTCGTCGCGCAAGTGATCATGACGGCGATGGCGATCGGCGTTGCGTTGATCGGCAGTACCGTGGTGTACGGCTCGCTCAAGGCAAGCTTGGGACTGCGACTCGATCGCGAGGAAGAATTCAACGGTGCCGACCTGTCGATCCACAAGATCACCGCGACGCCGGAGCGCGAACCGAACTGGTGA
- a CDS encoding DctP family TRAP transporter solute-binding subunit has protein sequence MEKKRVNPLRTLVTSGLIAAILASIGAVNAAEIREQSFRFASAQVSEHPFTMAGQRFAEVIAEKTGGKMKAKLYAAATLGGDAQVISSLQGGTVDATFVTAGLISPMDKNFGIFYLPMTFQTPEQADKVVDGPFGKKLLDRLANQNLVGLAWWEHGYRDVSNSKRPITKLEDFQGLKLRTIQIPIIVDIYKALGANPVPLAWTEVYTALEVKAVDGQETAIPSFNGARLAEVQKYLSLTNVVYDPLIVLFSKKTWDRLNPDEKKVVTDAAQEATLYQRKINREVIESVTKSPKGGLAVNEVSAAEKKRMRERVQPVIDAYSKDFDPQLLKEFWSELAKAQK, from the coding sequence TGGCTTCTATAGGAGCCGTAAATGCTGCCGAAATCCGTGAACAGAGCTTCCGGTTTGCTTCGGCCCAGGTAAGTGAGCACCCCTTTACCATGGCCGGGCAGCGTTTCGCTGAAGTTATTGCCGAAAAAACTGGCGGCAAGATGAAGGCAAAATTGTACGCGGCAGCCACGCTAGGAGGCGATGCGCAAGTTATTTCATCGTTGCAAGGCGGAACCGTTGATGCCACCTTCGTTACCGCCGGATTAATCTCCCCGATGGACAAAAACTTCGGCATCTTTTATCTGCCGATGACTTTCCAAACACCGGAACAGGCCGACAAAGTAGTCGACGGGCCGTTCGGCAAGAAGTTACTTGACCGTTTGGCCAACCAGAATCTCGTTGGCCTTGCCTGGTGGGAACATGGCTATCGCGATGTTAGCAATTCAAAGCGACCCATTACCAAACTCGAAGATTTCCAAGGGCTGAAACTAAGAACCATTCAGATTCCGATCATCGTCGACATCTATAAGGCCTTGGGCGCCAATCCGGTTCCCTTAGCATGGACAGAAGTCTATACGGCTCTTGAGGTTAAAGCCGTTGATGGACAAGAGACTGCAATCCCTTCATTTAACGGGGCACGCCTCGCTGAAGTGCAAAAGTATCTCTCGTTGACGAACGTTGTGTACGACCCACTGATCGTACTCTTTAGCAAGAAAACGTGGGACCGACTCAATCCTGACGAGAAGAAGGTTGTGACGGATGCTGCACAAGAGGCGACGCTGTATCAGCGCAAAATTAATCGGGAGGTGATCGAATCCGTGACGAAATCACCAAAAGGTGGGCTAGCCGTAAATGAAGTTTCGGCGGCCGAAAAGAAACGGATGCGCGAACGCGTTCAGCCTGTTATCGATGCGTATTCGAAGGACTTCGACCCGCAACTACTCAAAGAGTTTTGGAGTGAACTGGCCAAAGCCCAGAAATAG
- a CDS encoding GntR family transcriptional regulator, which translates to MPIVNLMKPLKRQTLSTDVYDQLKELLISGRVMPREPISLRATAEAFGVSVMPVREAMQRLVAEQALEVGPSRTIRVPSMTVSQFREITRIRINLEGLATEVASELISDDDIRKVAKFDSDFSKEMTRNQPDGSRLINLNKELHFSVYRASNMPMLLQLIEALWLRIGPILNYDLRSGITRLNNRAAIDNHSLLLKALTAHDSAAAREAITKDIESAAAFIISAGVLVTPDELLSNKP; encoded by the coding sequence ATGCCAATAGTTAACCTGATGAAGCCCCTTAAGCGCCAGACATTGAGCACAGATGTCTATGACCAGTTGAAAGAGCTATTGATCAGTGGTCGTGTGATGCCACGGGAGCCAATTTCACTACGCGCAACGGCGGAGGCATTTGGAGTAAGCGTCATGCCGGTACGTGAGGCTATGCAAAGACTCGTAGCCGAACAAGCGCTGGAAGTGGGCCCAAGTCGAACGATTCGCGTGCCCTCAATGACTGTCAGTCAATTTAGGGAAATCACTCGCATTCGAATTAATCTCGAAGGATTGGCTACAGAGGTTGCAAGCGAACTCATTTCTGATGACGATATACGCAAAGTTGCCAAATTCGATAGTGACTTCTCCAAGGAAATGACGCGGAACCAGCCCGATGGATCTCGCTTGATCAATCTTAATAAGGAACTTCATTTTTCTGTCTATCGCGCGTCAAACATGCCAATGCTATTGCAATTAATCGAGGCGTTATGGCTTCGGATTGGACCAATTCTTAACTATGATCTGCGATCCGGAATTACTCGTCTTAATAACAGAGCAGCCATCGACAATCACTCCTTGCTTCTCAAGGCATTGACTGCTCATGATAGCGCTGCAGCTCGAGAAGCCATTACAAAAGACATAGAAAGTGCTGCAGCATTTATCATATCGGCCGGAGTACTGGTTACCCCGGATGAACTTTTGTCAAACAAGCCCTAA
- a CDS encoding ATP-binding protein translates to MSTASPSEQALLQFLARAERLLERLDPLLPPASAAPDWDSAIAFRWRKQANSGYLYPVRKASSIRLSDLQDIDEQKARIDTNTRQFVDGHPANNVLLTGARGSGKSSLIKALLNEYADRGLRVVEVEKADLVDLPIIVELLEDRPERFIVFCDDLSFDAGDATYKALKVVLDGSLTAAPDNVLIYATSNRRHLMPEYFEENLETHRVGDEIHPGEAIEEKISLSERFGLWLSFYPFDQDAYIDIVNHWLKHFGCTKSEIARAEREALNWALMRGSRSGRVAWQFAKDWAGTNRPAPKAKKRK, encoded by the coding sequence ATGTCTACCGCTTCTCCCTCCGAGCAGGCTCTGCTCCAATTTCTGGCACGCGCCGAACGCCTGCTTGAACGTCTCGACCCCCTTCTCCCCCCGGCTTCTGCCGCCCCCGACTGGGACAGCGCCATCGCCTTCCGCTGGCGCAAGCAAGCCAATTCCGGCTATCTCTATCCCGTACGCAAAGCCTCGTCGATCCGGCTGAGCGACCTGCAGGACATCGACGAGCAAAAGGCGCGCATTGACACCAATACCCGCCAGTTCGTCGACGGACATCCCGCCAACAACGTACTGCTCACCGGCGCGCGCGGTTCCGGCAAATCGTCGCTGATCAAGGCGCTGCTCAACGAATATGCCGATCGCGGCCTGCGCGTCGTCGAGGTGGAAAAAGCCGACCTCGTCGATCTGCCGATCATCGTCGAACTGCTCGAAGACCGTCCCGAGCGCTTCATCGTCTTCTGCGACGATCTCTCCTTCGATGCCGGCGATGCCACCTACAAGGCGCTGAAAGTCGTGCTCGACGGGTCGCTCACGGCCGCCCCGGACAACGTGCTGATCTACGCCACGTCCAACCGCCGCCACCTGATGCCGGAATACTTCGAGGAAAACCTCGAGACGCATCGCGTCGGCGACGAAATCCACCCGGGCGAAGCCATCGAGGAAAAAATCTCGTTGTCGGAACGCTTTGGTCTCTGGCTGTCGTTTTACCCGTTCGACCAGGACGCCTACATCGACATCGTCAATCACTGGCTCAAGCACTTCGGCTGCACCAAGAGCGAAATTGCCCGCGCCGAGCGCGAGGCGCTCAACTGGGCGCTGATGCGCGGTTCGCGCAGCGGCCGTGTCGCCTGGCAATTCGCCAAGGACTGGGCCGGCACCAACAGGCCGGCACCCAAGGCAAAAAAGCGGAAATGA
- a CDS encoding Nudix family hydrolase: MTGITEVAAAVLLRDGDAGREYLLAQRPPGKAYAGYWEFPGGKVEAGETTAQALVRELDEELGIRVLHANPWITREFVYPHAHVRLKFFHVHAWEGELHTHEHTGMIWTRIGEAPTVSPVLPANGPILRALELPRICALTNAGENGVATELDRLETALKHGLRLIQLRDRGLSEAARREFSRQAMTLARQHPGTRVLVNDDIALARDIGADGLHLTSETLMQTRTRPDIDRVAASCHNAEELAQATLLGLDFVLLGPVLPTRTHPGHPGLGWEQFAQLTERMPLPVFALGGMSGDMLEHAQTQGAHGIAMLRGWGEAG; the protein is encoded by the coding sequence ATGACCGGCATCACCGAAGTCGCCGCCGCCGTACTCCTGCGCGACGGCGACGCCGGCCGCGAATATCTGCTCGCCCAGCGCCCGCCGGGCAAGGCCTATGCCGGCTACTGGGAGTTTCCCGGCGGCAAGGTCGAAGCCGGCGAAACCACGGCGCAGGCGCTGGTCCGCGAACTCGACGAGGAACTCGGCATTCGCGTCCTGCACGCGAATCCGTGGATCACGCGCGAGTTCGTCTATCCGCACGCGCATGTGCGGCTCAAGTTTTTTCACGTTCATGCCTGGGAAGGCGAGCTTCATACGCATGAACACACCGGCATGATCTGGACGCGCATCGGCGAGGCACCGACGGTTTCGCCCGTCCTGCCGGCCAACGGCCCGATCCTGCGTGCGCTCGAACTCCCGCGCATCTGCGCGCTGACGAATGCTGGCGAAAATGGCGTCGCGACCGAACTTGACCGCCTCGAAACAGCGTTGAAGCACGGCCTTCGGCTCATCCAGCTGCGTGACCGGGGACTTTCCGAAGCGGCCCGACGTGAGTTCTCCCGCCAGGCGATGACACTGGCACGCCAGCATCCGGGCACGCGGGTACTCGTCAATGATGACATTGCACTGGCGCGCGATATCGGCGCCGACGGCCTGCACCTGACGTCAGAGACTCTGATGCAAACCCGCACCCGCCCGGACATCGACCGGGTCGCCGCTTCCTGTCACAACGCCGAGGAACTGGCCCAGGCGACGCTGCTCGGACTCGATTTCGTGCTGCTGGGACCGGTGCTGCCGACCCGCACGCACCCCGGCCATCCGGGACTGGGCTGGGAACAATTCGCGCAATTGACCGAGCGAATGCCGCTGCCGGTGTTCGCCCTCGGCGGCATGTCAGGGGACATGCTGGAACACGCCCAGACTCAGGGCGCCCATGGCATCGCGATGCTGCGTGGCTGGGGCGAGGCCGGCTAG